In Halovivax gelatinilyticus, the following are encoded in one genomic region:
- a CDS encoding acyl-CoA thioesterase: MSTEDPSRRSATLADSYTEMSEILMPNHTNNLGRALGGSILHWMDICGAIAARRFANRQVVTAAMDHVDFIAPIDLGDVVTITAYVFDTGRTSMDVTVDVRAERPNRRERIDAATSFFSFVALDSDELPTAVPALRCPTEDQRAKREAARSARLERRQALAERGDRHE, encoded by the coding sequence ATGTCCACTGAGGACCCATCGCGTCGATCAGCGACGCTCGCGGACTCGTACACGGAGATGAGCGAGATTCTGATGCCGAACCACACGAACAACCTCGGGCGAGCCCTCGGCGGGTCGATCCTCCACTGGATGGATATCTGCGGAGCCATCGCCGCCCGGCGGTTTGCCAACCGCCAGGTCGTCACCGCCGCCATGGATCACGTCGACTTCATCGCCCCGATCGACCTCGGCGATGTCGTGACGATCACGGCCTACGTCTTCGACACCGGCCGGACGAGCATGGACGTCACCGTCGATGTCCGAGCCGAGCGGCCGAATCGTCGGGAGCGAATCGACGCGGCGACCTCGTTCTTCAGCTTCGTCGCGCTCGATTCGGACGAACTGCCGACCGCCGTACCGGCGCTTCGCTGTCCGACCGAAGACCAGCGAGCGAAGCGAGAGGCCGCCCGTTCGGCGCGACTCGAGCGCAGGCAGGCGCTCGCCGAGCGGGGAGACCGTCACGAGTGA
- a CDS encoding aminotransferase class V-fold PLP-dependent enzyme yields the protein MSHQRVEPLDVDSVRAEYPILDREFDGSPLVYLDNAATTQTPDPVVDAMSDYYRETNANVHRGIHHLSQEASIAYEEAHDRVAEFVGASGGREEIIFTKNTTESENLIAQAWGLRELGPGDEVVLTEMEHHASLVTWQQVAKRTGADVRYIAVDPDDGRLDMDHAREIITDDTALVSAVHVSNTLGTVNPVDDLIDLAHANDALAFIDGAQAVPTRPVDVEALDADFYAFSAHKMAGPTGIGCLYGKKELLSKMDPYLYGGGMIRKVTFEESTWGELPWKFEPGTPPIAEAVGLHAAVDYLDDLGMERVREHEERLAAALYETLTDLGGVEIYGPEPGPDRGGLVSFNVDGVHAHDLASICNDHAVAIRAGDHCTQPLHDKLGVAASARASFYVYNREDEIEPLVSAIEDAKTLFG from the coding sequence ATGAGCCACCAGCGCGTCGAGCCGCTCGACGTCGACTCCGTTCGCGCCGAGTATCCCATCCTCGACCGGGAGTTCGACGGCAGCCCACTCGTCTACCTCGATAACGCGGCGACGACCCAGACGCCCGATCCGGTCGTCGACGCGATGAGCGACTACTACCGGGAGACCAACGCCAACGTCCACCGCGGCATCCACCACCTGAGTCAGGAGGCATCCATCGCCTACGAGGAGGCCCACGACCGCGTCGCCGAGTTCGTCGGCGCCAGCGGCGGTCGCGAGGAGATTATCTTCACGAAGAACACGACCGAGAGCGAGAATCTGATCGCCCAGGCCTGGGGGCTGCGCGAACTCGGACCGGGCGACGAGGTCGTCCTCACGGAGATGGAACACCACGCCTCGCTGGTCACCTGGCAGCAGGTCGCAAAGCGAACCGGCGCGGACGTACGCTACATCGCCGTCGATCCCGACGACGGCCGGCTCGACATGGACCACGCCCGGGAGATCATCACCGACGACACCGCGCTGGTCTCGGCCGTCCACGTTTCGAACACGCTGGGGACGGTCAACCCCGTCGACGATCTGATCGACCTCGCCCACGCGAACGACGCGCTCGCGTTCATCGACGGCGCGCAGGCGGTTCCCACCCGCCCGGTCGACGTCGAGGCGCTAGACGCCGACTTCTACGCATTCTCGGCCCACAAGATGGCCGGCCCGACGGGTATCGGCTGTCTCTACGGCAAGAAAGAACTGCTCTCGAAGATGGACCCGTACCTCTACGGCGGCGGCATGATCCGCAAGGTCACCTTCGAGGAATCGACCTGGGGCGAGTTGCCCTGGAAGTTCGAACCGGGAACGCCGCCGATCGCCGAGGCCGTCGGCCTCCACGCGGCCGTCGACTACCTCGACGACCTCGGGATGGAGCGCGTCCGCGAGCACGAAGAACGCCTGGCTGCGGCGCTCTACGAGACGCTCACTGATCTCGGCGGCGTCGAAATCTACGGCCCGGAACCCGGCCCCGACCGCGGCGGTCTGGTGAGCTTCAACGTCGACGGCGTCCACGCTCACGACCTCGCGTCGATCTGTAACGACCACGCCGTGGCGATCAGGGCCGGCGACCACTGCACCCAGCCGCTTCACGACAAGCTCGGGGTCGCGGCGTCGGCGCGCGCCTCGTTCTACGTCTACAATCGCGAGGACGAGATTGAGCCGCTCGTCTCCGCGATCGAGGACGCGAAAACGCTGTTCGGGTGA
- the hisE gene encoding phosphoribosyl-ATP diphosphatase gives MSGDERVRSDEFAEPPEADAPDAAILAELFSIIESRKESRPEGSYTASLFVHEKGENAVLEKLGEETTEVILAAKDDDHEELAYESADLVYHLLVLLSMKEMDLSDLLEELESRL, from the coding sequence ATGAGCGGCGACGAGCGCGTCCGAAGCGACGAGTTCGCCGAGCCACCGGAGGCGGACGCCCCTGACGCCGCGATCCTCGCCGAACTCTTCTCGATCATCGAATCACGCAAGGAAAGCCGCCCGGAGGGATCGTACACGGCGTCGCTGTTCGTCCACGAGAAGGGCGAAAACGCCGTCCTCGAGAAACTCGGCGAAGAGACGACCGAGGTGATCCTCGCCGCGAAGGACGACGATCACGAGGAACTCGCCTACGAGTCGGCCGACCTGGTCTACCACCTGCTGGTCTTGCTCTCGATGAAGGAGATGGATCTCTCGGATCTGCTCGAAGAACTGGAATCGCGGCTGTGA
- a CDS encoding heavy metal translocating P-type ATPase: MKGDTSGRDTGENATRPKPTDTYCSCCRVCDSYRRAPSPATKPTERRGSSDGAEPGERDSGGREHRHADGETDHRPDDHRHDAHDQSDHRHDAHVDHSGHEAMFRRRFFVCLVLSLPVLYFSPMLQGWFGYDAVTFPGNEFVGPALGVVVFAYGGIPFLRMGAVEARNREPGMMLLISLAITVAFVYSVAAVTLDIGEPFFWELVTLIVIFLLGHWIEMRSVRRASGALDELAELLPDTTERITDDGETEDVPIDALAEGDLVLVRPGANVPADGVVEEGRSNVNESMLTGESKPVTKEPGDEVIGGTTNRDGSLRVRVGATGDETTLSGIMRLVEAAQESRSRTQVLADRAAGWLFYAALAVAAVTAVGWTVAVGFGLPVVERVVTVLVIACPHALGLAVPLVVAINTSMAARNGMLVRDRIAMEEARNLDVVVFDKTGTLTEGEQGVVGLETVEGWTDDEVLSIAAAAEGDSEHVIARAIRETASERDLSIPDVRGFEALEGRGVRATIEPTASNGGERVRGLESHAADEGSIAVGGPNLLRHLDTDPPVTLDRFANEAGDRGEGVVFVLFEGVPVGAIALADVIREESREAVETLHRMGVEVAMLTGDDEDVARAVADELDIDTVFAEVLPDDKDEKIVELQDRGQLVAMVGDGVNDAPALTRADVGIAIGSGTDVAVESADVVLVENDPRDVAHLVQLSRKSYRKMRENLVWAAGYNVFALPLAAGVLAPVGILLSPAVGAVLMSASTVIVAINAQLLRRADLAA, encoded by the coding sequence ATGAAGGGGGACACTTCGGGCCGCGATACAGGCGAGAACGCGACGCGACCCAAACCGACCGACACCTACTGTTCGTGCTGTCGCGTCTGCGATTCCTATCGCAGGGCGCCCTCGCCCGCGACCAAGCCGACCGAGCGTCGGGGGTCGAGCGACGGGGCGGAGCCGGGAGAACGTGACTCCGGCGGTCGCGAACACCGCCACGCTGACGGTGAAACCGACCACCGTCCCGACGACCACCGCCACGACGCACACGACCAGAGCGACCACCGCCACGACGCCCACGTCGACCACTCCGGCCACGAGGCGATGTTCCGCAGGCGGTTTTTCGTCTGTCTCGTCCTCTCGCTCCCGGTTCTGTACTTCAGCCCGATGTTGCAGGGCTGGTTCGGGTACGACGCCGTCACGTTCCCGGGCAACGAGTTTGTCGGTCCCGCCCTCGGGGTGGTCGTCTTCGCGTACGGTGGGATTCCGTTCCTCAGGATGGGCGCGGTCGAAGCCAGAAATCGCGAGCCAGGGATGATGCTGCTCATCTCGCTCGCGATCACGGTGGCGTTCGTCTACAGCGTCGCGGCCGTCACCCTCGACATCGGCGAACCGTTCTTCTGGGAGCTGGTGACGCTGATCGTCATCTTCCTGCTCGGCCACTGGATCGAGATGCGGAGCGTCCGGCGCGCCTCGGGCGCGCTGGACGAACTCGCCGAGCTGCTGCCGGACACCACCGAGCGAATCACCGACGACGGCGAGACCGAGGACGTTCCGATCGATGCGCTCGCCGAGGGAGATCTCGTCCTCGTCCGTCCGGGGGCGAACGTGCCGGCCGACGGCGTCGTCGAGGAGGGACGATCGAACGTAAACGAGTCGATGCTCACCGGCGAGTCGAAACCAGTGACGAAGGAACCGGGCGACGAGGTGATCGGCGGGACGACCAACCGCGACGGAAGCCTGCGCGTTCGCGTCGGCGCCACCGGGGACGAGACGACCCTGTCGGGAATCATGCGCCTCGTCGAGGCGGCTCAGGAGAGCCGCTCTCGGACGCAGGTACTCGCCGACCGCGCCGCCGGCTGGCTCTTCTACGCCGCGCTCGCTGTGGCAGCGGTGACGGCCGTCGGCTGGACGGTCGCCGTCGGCTTCGGATTGCCAGTGGTCGAACGCGTCGTTACGGTCCTCGTCATCGCCTGTCCGCACGCTCTGGGGCTTGCCGTCCCGCTCGTCGTCGCGATCAACACCTCGATGGCGGCGAGAAACGGCATGCTCGTACGCGACCGGATCGCCATGGAGGAGGCGCGCAACCTCGACGTCGTCGTCTTCGACAAGACGGGGACGCTCACCGAGGGCGAGCAGGGTGTCGTCGGCCTGGAGACGGTCGAGGGGTGGACCGACGACGAGGTGTTATCGATCGCGGCCGCCGCTGAGGGCGATTCGGAGCACGTCATCGCCCGGGCCATTCGCGAAACGGCGAGCGAGCGTGACCTGTCGATTCCAGACGTTCGTGGGTTCGAGGCCCTGGAGGGCCGGGGCGTCAGGGCGACGATCGAGCCGACGGCGTCGAACGGCGGTGAGCGGGTACGCGGTCTCGAGTCGCATGCCGCAGACGAGGGGTCGATCGCCGTCGGCGGGCCGAACCTGCTCCGTCACCTCGATACCGATCCGCCGGTGACGCTCGATCGGTTCGCGAACGAGGCGGGCGACCGCGGGGAGGGCGTCGTCTTCGTCCTCTTCGAGGGGGTGCCTGTCGGGGCTATCGCACTCGCGGACGTGATCCGCGAGGAGAGCCGCGAGGCGGTCGAGACGCTCCACCGGATGGGCGTCGAGGTGGCGATGCTCACCGGCGACGACGAAGACGTCGCTCGGGCCGTCGCAGACGAACTCGACATCGACACCGTGTTCGCCGAGGTACTGCCCGACGATAAGGACGAGAAGATCGTCGAACTCCAGGACCGCGGCCAGCTCGTCGCGATGGTCGGCGACGGCGTCAACGACGCGCCCGCGCTCACGCGAGCCGACGTCGGCATCGCCATCGGTTCCGGAACGGACGTCGCCGTCGAGTCGGCCGACGTCGTCCTCGTCGAGAACGATCCGCGGGACGTGGCTCACCTCGTCCAGTTGAGTCGCAAGAGCTACCGGAAGATGCGCGAGAACCTCGTCTGGGCGGCCGGCTACAACGTCTTCGCGCTCCCGCTCGCGGCGGGCGTTCTCGCGCCCGTCGGCATCCTGCTGTCACCCGCCGTCGGTGCCGTGTTGATGTCCGCGAGCACGGTGATCGTCGCGATCAACGCGCAGTTGCTCCGGCGGGCGGATCTCGCGGCCTAG
- a CDS encoding DUF411 domain-containing protein yields the protein MINTTRRTLLALGASTVGLGVAGCIGDGSDPPSSDLDGNLAADTATQYQGPTCACCDEYQPYLEDHLDADLAVEVLDDQPALLERKADLGVPSTLRSCHTLVLDGSVFEGHLPVEPIQEYLETETDSVGIALPGMPAGSPGMGGSKDETWTIYEFYADGETDVFDEI from the coding sequence ATGATTAATACCACCAGACGGACGCTCCTCGCACTCGGCGCGTCGACGGTCGGACTCGGCGTCGCGGGCTGTATCGGCGACGGTTCGGACCCACCCTCGTCCGACCTCGACGGGAATCTCGCCGCCGACACCGCAACGCAGTACCAGGGACCAACCTGCGCTTGTTGCGACGAGTACCAGCCCTACCTCGAAGATCACCTCGACGCGGATCTCGCGGTCGAGGTGCTCGACGATCAACCGGCGTTACTCGAACGAAAAGCGGACCTCGGCGTTCCGTCGACGCTTCGAAGCTGTCACACGCTCGTCCTCGACGGCTCTGTTTTCGAGGGTCACCTACCGGTCGAACCGATCCAGGAGTACCTGGAAACCGAGACCGATTCGGTCGGCATCGCCCTTCCCGGCATGCCGGCGGGATCGCCGGGGATGGGCGGCTCGAAGGACGAAACCTGGACGATCTACGAGTTCTACGCCGACGGCGAGACCGACGTCTTCGACGAGATTTGA
- a CDS encoding helix-turn-helix transcriptional regulator: MTRTRLDVAVSVLVGVIVLIGIGAAWQTYRQAQAHGQMMGHSTVVHGPHPVWILFGTLLVAGAIGGIYWLVRDQVRDDGDRTTPRADPANRHDENDAAASQPDDEPSAASAAGVRSSVLDVLPEDERRILEPVIDSPGLTQIALRDRADFSKSKVSQTVTDLEKRGLLYREPQGRTYRVYPADDLDER; encoded by the coding sequence GTGACTCGAACCAGACTCGACGTCGCCGTCAGCGTCCTCGTCGGGGTTATCGTCCTCATCGGTATCGGTGCCGCATGGCAAACCTACCGCCAGGCCCAGGCGCACGGCCAGATGATGGGCCACAGCACGGTTGTCCACGGACCCCATCCGGTCTGGATTCTCTTCGGAACGCTCCTCGTCGCCGGAGCCATCGGCGGAATCTACTGGTTGGTTCGCGATCAGGTTCGCGACGACGGCGACCGCACGACGCCGCGTGCAGATCCCGCGAACCGACACGACGAAAACGACGCCGCAGCGAGTCAACCCGACGACGAACCGTCGGCGGCTTCCGCCGCCGGGGTTCGATCATCCGTCCTGGACGTCCTTCCGGAGGACGAACGGCGCATCCTCGAACCGGTGATCGATTCACCAGGGTTGACCCAGATCGCCCTGCGCGACCGCGCGGACTTCTCGAAGAGCAAGGTCAGTCAGACGGTAACCGACCTCGAAAAACGCGGATTGCTCTACCGCGAGCCCCAGGGGCGGACCTACCGCGTCTATCCAGCCGACGACCTCGACGAGCGGTGA
- a CDS encoding preprotein translocase subunit Sec61beta: MDKGQNTGGLMSSAGLVRYFDAEDSNAIRIDPKTVIVFGLLLGVFVQLLTFIS; encoded by the coding sequence ATGGATAAAGGTCAGAACACTGGCGGGCTGATGTCCAGTGCCGGACTCGTCCGGTACTTCGACGCGGAGGACTCGAACGCCATTCGAATCGATCCCAAGACGGTCATCGTCTTCGGACTCCTCCTCGGTGTCTTCGTTCAGCTACTGACGTTCATCTCCTGA
- a CDS encoding SHOCT domain-containing protein gives MTSDDAILRVILVIVALFLLVPLIGMVLMWPLMGAGHGGMWNGTGWWPLFSWLVLIALVVGVGYLLISAFRRGESTDAALEELRIAYARGDLSDEEFERRRERLRREE, from the coding sequence ATGACTTCCGATGATGCTATCCTCCGGGTGATACTGGTGATCGTGGCGCTCTTCTTGCTCGTTCCCCTGATCGGCATGGTCCTCATGTGGCCGTTGATGGGCGCCGGTCACGGCGGAATGTGGAACGGAACGGGCTGGTGGCCACTCTTCTCGTGGCTCGTACTGATCGCCCTCGTCGTCGGCGTCGGCTACCTACTTATCAGCGCGTTTCGACGCGGCGAGTCGACCGATGCGGCCCTCGAAGAGTTACGAATCGCCTACGCCCGCGGCGACCTCTCGGACGAGGAGTTCGAACGCCGTCGCGAGCGGCTTCGTCGGGAAGAGTGA
- a CDS encoding DUF7344 domain-containing protein, which produces MKPETRNPRTVGPEHRTPSPTAIFGALADTRRQHTLVYLASKPAAISLGDLAEYIAIAEDQASYDWYQRILVDLHHRHLPQLVDAGLARYDATAETVELAVDAASLRPYLSIVSDDE; this is translated from the coding sequence ATGAAGCCAGAAACCCGAAATCCACGGACAGTCGGGCCCGAACACAGAACCCCCTCACCGACGGCGATATTCGGCGCACTCGCCGACACGCGCCGACAGCACACGCTCGTCTACCTCGCGAGCAAACCCGCCGCGATCAGCCTCGGTGACCTCGCCGAGTACATCGCCATCGCGGAAGATCAAGCGTCCTACGACTGGTACCAACGCATTCTCGTCGACCTACACCACCGCCACCTACCCCAGCTCGTCGACGCCGGACTCGCGCGGTACGACGCAACCGCCGAAACGGTCGAATTAGCGGTAGACGCCGCCTCCCTTCGGCCGTACCTCAGTATCGTTTCTGACGACGAGTGA
- a CDS encoding bifunctional nuclease family protein produces the protein MNATIEGVRLAGTPEGAVPVLILGVEDEDDVVPIFVGMQEATSIARGLEAADIGRPLTHDLLLDVMEELGGRVERVVVSDVEEDGLDGGTYIADLHVTTPRDSVVVDARPSDSLALAARTNVPIEITEGVFERGREDPAKFDQLTDIRDVGGELE, from the coding sequence ATGAACGCGACCATCGAAGGGGTCCGTCTCGCAGGGACGCCCGAGGGAGCGGTGCCGGTGTTGATCCTCGGCGTCGAAGACGAAGACGACGTCGTGCCGATCTTCGTCGGGATGCAGGAGGCGACCAGCATCGCTCGCGGCCTCGAGGCGGCCGACATCGGCCGACCGCTCACGCACGACCTCCTGCTCGACGTGATGGAAGAACTCGGCGGACGCGTCGAGCGGGTCGTGGTCAGCGACGTCGAAGAGGACGGGCTCGACGGTGGGACGTACATCGCCGACCTGCACGTGACGACGCCGCGTGATAGCGTCGTCGTCGACGCCCGACCGAGCGACTCGCTCGCCCTGGCCGCCCGCACGAACGTCCCGATCGAGATCACCGAGGGCGTCTTCGAGCGCGGTCGAGAGGACCCGGCGAAGTTCGACCAGCTAACGGACATTCGCGACGTCGGAGGGGAACTCGAATGA
- the pdxT gene encoding pyridoxal 5'-phosphate synthase glutaminase subunit PdxT, translating to MSLTAGVVAVQGDVAEHAGAIERACARRDRDVEVIEIRDSGLVPDCDLLAMPGGESTTISRLIHADGIAPEIREHVDAGKPLFATCAGLIVASRDAADDRVDELGLLDVTVERNAFGRQRDSFEAPLDVDGLDEPFPAVFIRAPAIDEVGSADVLASWDGRPVAVRQGPVLATAFHPELTPDDRLHDLAFFGNDRATIESQTD from the coding sequence ATGTCACTGACCGCGGGTGTCGTCGCCGTCCAGGGCGACGTCGCCGAACACGCCGGGGCGATCGAACGCGCTTGCGCCCGACGCGACCGCGACGTCGAAGTGATCGAAATACGTGACTCCGGGCTGGTTCCCGACTGCGACCTGCTGGCGATGCCCGGTGGGGAGTCGACGACGATCTCCCGGCTGATTCACGCCGACGGAATCGCCCCGGAGATCCGCGAGCACGTCGACGCGGGAAAGCCGCTCTTTGCCACGTGCGCCGGGTTGATCGTCGCGTCGCGCGACGCCGCCGACGATCGCGTCGACGAACTCGGCCTCCTCGACGTGACCGTCGAGCGCAACGCGTTCGGCCGCCAGCGGGACAGCTTCGAGGCGCCGCTCGACGTCGACGGCCTCGACGAGCCGTTCCCCGCCGTCTTCATTCGCGCACCCGCCATCGACGAGGTCGGTTCTGCCGACGTCCTCGCGAGCTGGGACGGCCGACCGGTCGCCGTCCGACAGGGGCCCGTCCTCGCGACGGCGTTTCACCCGGAACTCACCCCGGACGATCGGCTGCACGATCTGGCGTTCTTCGGGAACGATCGGGCGACGATCGAATCCCAGACCGACTGA